From a region of the Chitinophaga caseinilytica genome:
- the mqnE gene encoding aminofutalosine synthase MqnE, whose translation MTTNSGPKPALAALLAATTLDSQLKTIADKVLAQERISQEDGIVLFEKGDVGLLGALANHVRERMHGNKTYFNRNFHIEPTNVCVFTCRFCSYSKLYKNREEGWELSVDEMLDIVKKYDGQPVTEVHIVGGVHPKMQMEFFMDLMRKIKAHRPDLHIKGFTAVELDYMFRKAKVSTEEGMRLMHEAGLQSMPGGGAEIFHPDIRAQICHDKVDGDGWLAIHRAAHNTGMVTNATMLYGHVEQYWHRVDHMEQLRRLQDETHGFNTFIPLKFRNKDNEMANVPESSIVEDLKMYAIARLYMDNFPHLKAYWPMLGRSTAQLTLSFGVNDLDGTIDDTTKIYSMAGAEEQKPSMSTAELAVLIRQAGRSPIERDTVYNEIRDFSNVEFTDDEFKN comes from the coding sequence ATGACGACGAACTCAGGACCGAAACCGGCGCTTGCCGCCCTCCTTGCAGCTACTACGCTCGACAGCCAGCTGAAGACGATCGCAGACAAGGTATTGGCGCAGGAACGGATTTCGCAGGAAGACGGCATCGTGCTGTTTGAAAAGGGAGATGTAGGATTGCTCGGCGCCCTGGCCAATCACGTTCGCGAAAGGATGCACGGGAACAAGACGTATTTCAACCGCAACTTTCACATCGAACCGACCAACGTTTGCGTTTTTACCTGCAGATTCTGCTCCTATTCCAAATTATACAAAAACCGTGAAGAAGGCTGGGAACTGAGCGTTGATGAAATGCTCGACATCGTGAAGAAATACGATGGCCAGCCCGTGACCGAAGTCCACATCGTGGGCGGCGTTCACCCCAAGATGCAGATGGAGTTTTTCATGGACCTCATGCGCAAGATCAAAGCCCACCGGCCAGACCTTCACATCAAAGGCTTCACTGCCGTGGAACTGGATTACATGTTCCGCAAGGCGAAAGTGAGCACCGAAGAAGGGATGCGCCTCATGCACGAAGCCGGCCTGCAAAGCATGCCCGGCGGCGGCGCAGAGATCTTCCACCCCGACATCCGCGCGCAGATCTGCCACGATAAGGTTGACGGAGACGGTTGGCTCGCCATCCACCGCGCCGCCCACAACACCGGCATGGTCACCAACGCCACCATGCTGTACGGCCACGTGGAGCAATACTGGCACCGGGTAGACCATATGGAGCAACTCCGCCGGCTGCAGGACGAAACCCATGGCTTCAACACCTTCATCCCCCTCAAGTTCCGCAACAAAGACAACGAGATGGCGAACGTTCCGGAATCCTCCATCGTGGAAGACCTGAAAATGTACGCCATTGCCCGCCTTTATATGGACAACTTCCCCCACCTGAAGGCGTACTGGCCCATGCTCGGCCGCAGCACGGCGCAACTGACGCTTTCCTTCGGCGTGAACGACCTCGACGGCACCATCGACGATACCACCAAAATCTACTCCATGGCAGGCGCCGAAGAGCAGAAACCGTCTATGAGCACCGCCGAACTGGCCGTATTGATCCGTCAGGCCGGGAGGTCGCCCATCGAAAGGGACACGGTCTACAACGAAATCCGGGACTTTTCCAATGTGGAATTCACGGACGATGAATTCAAAAACTGA
- a CDS encoding DUF192 domain-containing protein, protein MKQLNLVLALTGALYLAACQPKGGQPGDNASATTDTATSPATTTPAADDGPVFTKEGELSFISKAKGDTIKTIDIELAQTDEERALGLMNRKSMQDTQGMLFIFEAAAEQSFWMKNTYISLDIMYVDANKEIVSIRKYTTPLSEDGVPSLKPAQYVVETNAGFSDKYHVQVGDKIAFTKLK, encoded by the coding sequence ATGAAGCAACTCAACCTGGTACTGGCCCTCACGGGCGCTTTGTACCTGGCCGCCTGCCAGCCGAAAGGCGGGCAACCGGGCGATAACGCCTCCGCTACTACAGACACCGCCACCTCCCCCGCTACCACTACGCCTGCGGCAGACGATGGCCCGGTGTTCACCAAGGAAGGCGAACTGTCTTTCATCAGCAAAGCAAAAGGAGATACGATCAAAACCATCGATATCGAACTGGCGCAGACAGACGAAGAGCGCGCGCTCGGCCTCATGAACCGCAAATCCATGCAAGACACGCAAGGCATGCTGTTCATTTTCGAAGCCGCGGCCGAACAATCGTTCTGGATGAAGAACACCTACATTTCGCTGGATATCATGTACGTAGATGCCAATAAAGAGATCGTTTCCATCCGCAAATACACCACGCCGCTCAGCGAAGACGGCGTTCCGTCCCTCAAACCGGCGCAATACGTGGTAGAAACCAATGCCGGGTTCTCCGACAAATATCATGTGCAGGTGGGCGACAAGATCGCATTCACCAAACTTAAATAA
- a CDS encoding response regulator transcription factor codes for MKIRLGIADAHPVIGKGIAAMLAPHPHIETVFSLTDWRDLGAELSRVPVDILLLDLHMPEQNVAGLCKMLRRDFPECRIVGMSASQEAVEVKQVMRAGAAGYLLKSMDEEGLLAALEAVFDGKQYIDAKVKAMLLEDLFQHKKRLRKKDVLTRRETEILELIAREFSSREIADKLFVSLRTVDTHRFNIIQKLQVKNAAGLIKEAYKRGLV; via the coding sequence ATGAAGATCAGGCTGGGAATTGCCGATGCCCACCCCGTGATCGGCAAGGGGATCGCGGCCATGCTTGCTCCACATCCGCATATCGAGACAGTTTTCTCGTTGACGGACTGGCGCGATCTGGGCGCCGAACTGAGCCGTGTGCCAGTTGACATTCTCCTGCTCGATCTCCACATGCCCGAACAGAACGTGGCAGGATTGTGCAAAATGCTGCGGAGGGATTTCCCCGAATGCCGCATCGTGGGCATGTCTGCCTCGCAGGAAGCCGTGGAGGTAAAGCAGGTCATGCGGGCCGGAGCGGCCGGTTACTTATTGAAAAGTATGGACGAAGAAGGGTTGCTGGCCGCGCTGGAAGCGGTTTTCGACGGGAAACAATATATCGATGCCAAAGTAAAGGCGATGTTGCTGGAAGACCTGTTCCAGCACAAAAAGCGATTGCGGAAGAAAGATGTGCTGACGCGGCGCGAAACGGAAATACTGGAACTGATCGCCCGGGAATTCAGCAGCCGCGAAATCGCGGACAAGCTGTTTGTCAGCCTGCGGACCGTTGATACCCACCGTTTCAACATCATACAGAAATTGCAGGTAAAGAACGCCGCAGGACTGATCAAGGAAGCTTACAAGCGTGGGCTTGTGTAA
- a CDS encoding SDR family NAD(P)-dependent oxidoreductase — protein MKRPNTALITGANAGIGLALSARLLGQGYRVIGTSRSGYIDALSHPQFFCLQLDVRDPASIEACRQSLAGMSTSIDLLINNAGVADDVFQTVPERTSFENTFSTNVTGLVFFTEAVIGLVPPGGQVINISTDMSLLTEIAMNGPAYRMSKGAVNIYTKMLAQRLTEKKITVTAVHPGWVRTKLGGDQAPLLPEASAAGILDIIFAQKDSGEFRNVATGKHFAL, from the coding sequence ATGAAGCGACCAAACACTGCTCTCATCACCGGCGCCAACGCCGGCATCGGCCTCGCGCTTTCCGCCAGGCTCCTCGGCCAGGGATACCGCGTGATCGGCACTTCGCGCTCCGGATATATCGATGCGCTGAGCCATCCGCAATTCTTCTGTCTTCAACTCGACGTGCGCGACCCGGCCAGCATCGAAGCCTGCCGGCAATCCCTCGCCGGCATGTCTACCTCCATCGATCTGCTCATCAACAATGCCGGCGTGGCCGACGATGTATTCCAGACCGTTCCCGAAAGAACTTCCTTCGAAAACACCTTCTCCACCAACGTTACCGGGCTCGTGTTCTTTACCGAAGCCGTGATCGGGCTGGTGCCTCCGGGCGGACAGGTCATCAACATTTCGACAGACATGTCGCTGCTTACGGAAATCGCCATGAACGGTCCGGCTTACCGGATGTCGAAAGGTGCGGTGAATATTTACACGAAAATGCTCGCGCAGCGGTTAACGGAAAAGAAAATAACGGTGACGGCGGTGCACCCGGGCTGGGTGCGCACCAAACTGGGCGGCGATCAGGCGCCGTTGCTGCCGGAAGCCTCCGCAGCGGGGATCCTCGACATCATTTTCGCGCAGAAGGATAGCGGGGAATTCCGGAATGTAGCTACCGGAAAGCATTTCGCGCTGTAG
- a CDS encoding DUF7133 domain-containing protein, whose translation MKGGLSTRKLTYLGGLLALWALAACQPAGKGAKADSLAMRRDFAESPVLSPEEALRSFRLEEGFTIQSVAAEPQVVVPVAMTFDRNGRMWVAEMTGYMPDTAGTGEDVPNGKIVILEDTNGDGRADTRTVFLDSLILPRALAIVGNGLLVAEPPRLWYIEINNDKPGRKTLVDSLYTEGGNVEHQPNGLLRAMDNWIYSAKSSKRYRLENGKWRKEDTHFRGQWGITQDNEGRLFYNNNSENLLGDYFSPGLGSNNPNQRRVEGFNENIVPDNRTWPIRPTPGVNRGYMKGVLDDSLRLVNFTAACGPVIYRDPLFGTAFLNNAFVAEPSANLIKRNILSDSGYFVNGKQAYASREFLASTDERFRPVNLYLGPDGALYVLDMYRGIIQHKTYLTPYLKNEIGMRGLTNPLNCGRIYRIIPQNSKPQTFKIGDTPEDWVKALEHGNGWVRDKAQQMIVDAQVKTIVPQLRALLASGKGFSRLHALWALEGLHALTAADVLPLLEGNDKAFHRQVLSVLPSVLNESNVGELFPKIMEAGSSKETAPVAVFVLPAVAKFAPDQSIAVLNAIWHNFPNDKYVADAVISVLKDQEQVLLAEIKSWNPDTSLVIRRRLEKVLIDISNHRKARLDEALVREFPRGNLLFKTICQTCHGADGEGIQSLAPPLNHSEIVTGKKERLIAIVLYGLTGPVQVNGKVYKSPEINGDMPGIASNDEFSDADIAQLMSFLRNAWSNKAEKVSESDVQAVRKKYKGRQKSFTMEELK comes from the coding sequence ATGAAGGGAGGCCTTAGCACCAGGAAACTGACTTATCTCGGGGGATTACTCGCGCTGTGGGCACTTGCCGCCTGCCAGCCCGCAGGCAAAGGCGCGAAAGCAGACTCGCTCGCCATGCGCAGGGACTTCGCGGAAAGCCCCGTGCTTTCTCCCGAAGAAGCCCTCCGTTCCTTCCGGCTCGAAGAAGGCTTCACCATCCAGTCCGTCGCCGCCGAGCCACAGGTAGTAGTGCCCGTAGCCATGACGTTCGACCGCAACGGCCGCATGTGGGTCGCGGAAATGACCGGCTACATGCCAGACACCGCCGGCACCGGCGAAGACGTTCCCAACGGAAAGATCGTTATCCTCGAAGATACCAACGGCGACGGCCGTGCAGATACCCGCACCGTGTTCCTCGACTCCCTCATCCTCCCGCGCGCCCTCGCCATCGTCGGCAACGGCCTCCTGGTGGCAGAACCTCCGCGCCTGTGGTACATCGAAATCAACAACGACAAACCCGGCCGCAAAACCCTCGTCGATTCCCTGTACACCGAAGGCGGCAACGTGGAACATCAGCCCAATGGCCTCCTCCGGGCTATGGACAACTGGATCTACTCCGCCAAATCCTCCAAACGCTATCGCCTCGAAAACGGGAAATGGCGCAAAGAGGATACCCATTTCCGCGGGCAGTGGGGCATCACGCAAGACAACGAAGGCCGCCTCTTCTACAACAACAACTCCGAAAACCTCCTGGGCGATTATTTCTCCCCCGGCCTCGGCAGCAATAATCCTAACCAGCGCCGCGTGGAAGGGTTTAACGAAAACATCGTTCCCGATAACCGTACCTGGCCCATCCGCCCTACGCCCGGCGTCAACCGCGGATATATGAAAGGCGTGCTGGACGATAGTCTCCGCCTCGTCAACTTCACCGCCGCCTGCGGCCCCGTGATCTACCGCGACCCGCTTTTCGGTACCGCATTTCTGAACAACGCCTTCGTGGCCGAACCTTCCGCGAACCTCATCAAACGAAACATCCTCAGCGATAGCGGCTATTTCGTCAATGGAAAACAGGCTTATGCCAGCCGTGAATTCCTCGCCAGCACCGACGAGCGCTTCCGCCCCGTAAACCTCTACCTCGGCCCCGATGGCGCGCTGTACGTGTTAGACATGTATCGCGGCATCATCCAGCATAAAACTTACCTCACGCCTTACCTGAAAAACGAGATCGGTATGCGGGGGCTCACCAATCCGCTGAATTGCGGCCGTATTTACCGCATCATTCCCCAAAACTCGAAGCCGCAAACCTTCAAAATCGGCGATACACCCGAAGATTGGGTGAAAGCCCTGGAACACGGCAACGGCTGGGTGCGCGACAAAGCGCAGCAAATGATCGTAGACGCACAAGTGAAAACGATCGTTCCGCAGTTGCGTGCATTGCTTGCGTCTGGCAAAGGGTTTTCGCGCCTGCATGCGCTCTGGGCCCTGGAAGGCCTGCATGCACTCACGGCGGCCGATGTACTGCCATTGCTGGAAGGGAACGATAAGGCGTTTCACCGCCAGGTACTGTCGGTTTTGCCGTCGGTATTGAACGAGTCGAATGTTGGAGAGCTGTTCCCGAAAATCATGGAAGCCGGATCGTCGAAAGAAACTGCCCCGGTTGCCGTATTCGTACTCCCGGCAGTAGCGAAATTTGCGCCGGATCAGTCAATTGCCGTTCTGAACGCCATCTGGCATAATTTTCCCAACGATAAGTATGTGGCAGACGCTGTCATCAGCGTGCTGAAAGACCAGGAACAGGTGCTCCTCGCCGAAATCAAATCCTGGAACCCGGACACGAGCCTGGTCATCCGCCGCCGGCTGGAAAAGGTACTGATCGATATTTCCAACCACCGCAAAGCCCGGCTGGATGAAGCCCTCGTCCGCGAATTCCCCCGCGGCAACCTGCTTTTCAAAACCATCTGCCAAACCTGCCATGGCGCAGACGGCGAAGGCATCCAATCCCTCGCGCCACCGCTCAATCATTCCGAGATCGTGACCGGGAAAAAGGAACGCCTCATCGCCATCGTGCTCTACGGCCTCACCGGGCCCGTGCAGGTCAACGGCAAAGTGTACAAATCCCCGGAGATCAACGGCGATATGCCGGGCATCGCGAGCAACGACGAGTTCTCCGACGCAGACATCGCGCAGCTGATGAGTTTTCTCCGCAACGCGTGGAGCAACAAGGCCGAAAAGGTCTCGGAGAGCGACGTGCAGGCCGTCCGCAAAAAATACAAAGGCCGCCAGAAATCGTTTACGATGGAAGAGCTGAAGTAA
- a CDS encoding MFS transporter, which yields MNLQPKDVLTEQEVEKGLRKVVWDGLFSEAMTTLTGGAFIVAMAILLGANNLQLGLIAALPTMVNMFQLIAIWLVRQFNNRRAITVFCSLLARLPLVLIGLVPFIFPGVLSLELLIPVLFFYYLSGAIAGASWNSWMKDLIPENRLGAFFGRRSAFMQSLNVVLSLLLALGLDYVKDNFPEMEMQSYGLMFVLAGTSGLIGSSMLAGTPEPKKILPRENVFVMLRRPLRDPNFRRLLVFNSAWVFAVNIASPFFNVFMMKSMNLPLSYIIGFTILSQVSSILTIRLWGQFADRYSNKTIIAIGAPLYIICLLAWCFVGIWSFMWPNLLLLGMIHILMGFSNAGINLSLTNIGLKLAPTADAIIYLSAKNIITAIFSALAPLAGGILADYFTGRHLKVDAEWGGPRWTKSLHIIELQDWNFLFLFGALLGLIAVNLLAKVKEKGEVEKDVVVRIMRSTVRNNLKENFVVGSLMNGYSQLRDVFRRKFF from the coding sequence ATGAACTTACAGCCGAAAGACGTATTGACGGAACAGGAAGTGGAAAAGGGCCTGCGGAAGGTAGTTTGGGACGGATTGTTCTCGGAAGCGATGACGACGCTCACCGGGGGTGCTTTCATCGTGGCGATGGCCATCCTGCTGGGGGCTAACAACCTTCAGCTGGGCCTGATTGCGGCGTTGCCGACCATGGTGAACATGTTCCAGCTGATTGCGATCTGGCTGGTGCGGCAGTTCAACAACCGGCGGGCCATTACGGTATTCTGTTCGCTGCTGGCGCGTTTGCCGCTGGTGCTCATTGGCCTGGTGCCGTTCATTTTCCCCGGTGTGCTTTCCCTGGAACTGCTCATTCCCGTACTTTTCTTTTACTATTTGTCCGGCGCCATCGCCGGCGCCAGCTGGAATTCCTGGATGAAAGACCTGATACCCGAAAACCGGCTGGGTGCGTTTTTCGGACGAAGGAGCGCCTTTATGCAATCGCTTAACGTGGTGCTGAGCCTGCTGCTGGCGCTGGGGCTCGATTATGTGAAGGATAATTTTCCGGAAATGGAAATGCAGAGTTACGGCCTGATGTTCGTGCTGGCGGGGACGTCTGGCCTCATCGGGTCGTCGATGCTGGCGGGAACGCCGGAACCGAAGAAGATCCTGCCGCGGGAAAACGTGTTCGTCATGCTCCGCCGTCCGCTGCGCGACCCGAATTTCCGTCGGCTGCTCGTATTCAATTCCGCCTGGGTGTTTGCCGTGAACATCGCCTCGCCCTTCTTCAACGTGTTCATGATGAAAAGCATGAACCTGCCGTTGTCTTACATCATCGGTTTCACGATCCTCAGCCAGGTGAGCAGCATCCTCACGATCCGCCTCTGGGGCCAGTTTGCGGACCGATATAGCAACAAGACCATCATCGCCATCGGGGCGCCGTTGTATATCATCTGTTTGCTGGCCTGGTGTTTCGTGGGGATTTGGTCGTTCATGTGGCCTAACCTTTTGCTGTTGGGGATGATCCATATTTTGATGGGTTTCTCGAACGCGGGGATCAATCTCAGCCTCACCAATATCGGCCTGAAACTGGCGCCCACGGCCGATGCGATCATTTATCTTTCCGCCAAGAACATCATAACTGCTATCTTTTCCGCGCTGGCGCCCCTGGCCGGCGGTATCCTGGCCGACTATTTCACGGGCCGCCACCTGAAAGTGGACGCGGAGTGGGGAGGGCCCCGGTGGACGAAATCCCTGCACATCATCGAGCTGCAGGACTGGAACTTCCTCTTCCTGTTCGGCGCGCTGCTGGGGCTGATCGCGGTCAATTTGCTGGCGAAGGTGAAAGAGAAGGGAGAGGTGGAGAAAGATGTCGTGGTGCGGATCATGCGAAGTACCGTGCGCAACAACCTGAAGGAGAATTTCGTGGTGGGCAGCTTGATGAACGGGTATTCGCAGTTGCGGGACGTTTTCAGAAGGAAGTTTTTTTGA
- the smc gene encoding chromosome segregation protein SMC — MRLKTLEIKGFKSFADKTVLHFDEGVTGVIGPNGCGKSNIIDSIRWVIGEHKISNLRSENQAGLVFNGSRTRSASGMAEVSLTFENNKNVLPTEFTTVTITRKFYKNGDSEYRLNDVACRLKDIHNLFLDTGVSTDSYAIIELGMVDDIIKDKENSRRRMLEQAAGISIYKTRKKEAKSKLDATEGDLNRIEDLLFEINNNLKTLESQAKKAERYYEIKKDYKEASIELAKAALEGFNITFRDLTEQQQQETDRKFALEAEISTDEAAVEQDKLHFVAKERELQVLQRSFNELVSTIRTKENDKNLASQQLTYLREREKGITDFLGSAEGQLNGLTESIAFTETQVTDEAEVFESMQDELETLQEMVDEKKQHFSEKKLHLENLRRDQQQWQRQQFEAEKKVAVADTSVQNLQRGIQQLQEEKTSRLAQIQQLEDEKTTLQDNLQTSKEELEDMIAFQEETKGKILTAQGEIEGLRDKLVDENRKLDSKKNEYDLLKSLVDSLEGYPESIKFLKKNNEWNNKAPILSDIFFCKEDYRTCIENLLEPYLNYYVVNNAEEAVQAIRLLDGNKKGKANFFILDQFNHQAGGLFTPPGTIPALDVVEIDEKYKGLGNYLLGKVFVADDLASINFSELPEQDVLITEKSGKMHRGKYSMNGGSVGLFEGKKLGRAKNLEKLDAEIRELEGVVSSLKTKLQAKHDEVLGYNSQLNENKINAARERVNQLNNQLFGLQNRIENFHHMIETGNKRLAEMEGSLATNEQSISTVRDELDTLNDRVNSLHDSIVAAERSSQEAEQQFNQANVQYNNQNLQHTRQQSKVQALKQELEFKRKQLTDLHAQIESNRRQLEDTAGNIAAAEDRLNTSEDGLLELFRRREEEEKAVNEKDQEYYNFRNHLQELESVLRSKQKTRDMLDQQLNQIKDKVNELKLQLASMKERLSVEFKVNLDEILDEDRTGTQSVEDLQANAERLKKRLENMGEINPTAIEAYTEMKKRYEFILEQKNDLVNAKESLLATIQEVESTANQKFLDTFNQVKENFIRVFKALFTEEDQCDMILNDPTNLADTGIEIIAKPKGKRPAAITQLSGGEKTLTATALLFAIYLIKPAPFCILDEVDAPLDDANVGKFTNMIRKFSDNSQFIIVTHNKQTMAAVDVIYGVTMQEAGVSKLVPVDFRSLN, encoded by the coding sequence GTGCGTTTAAAAACATTAGAGATCAAGGGTTTCAAAAGTTTTGCGGATAAGACCGTACTGCATTTCGACGAAGGCGTGACCGGTGTTATCGGCCCGAACGGCTGCGGAAAGAGTAATATCATCGACTCTATCCGCTGGGTAATCGGCGAGCACAAGATCTCCAACCTCCGCTCCGAAAACCAGGCCGGCCTCGTCTTCAACGGCTCCCGCACCCGTTCCGCCTCCGGTATGGCCGAAGTGAGCCTCACTTTCGAGAACAACAAGAACGTACTCCCGACGGAATTCACCACGGTTACGATCACCCGCAAATTTTACAAAAACGGCGACTCCGAATACCGGCTCAACGATGTGGCCTGCCGCCTGAAAGATATCCACAACCTCTTCCTCGACACCGGCGTCAGCACGGATTCCTACGCCATCATCGAGCTCGGGATGGTAGACGATATCATCAAGGACAAGGAAAACTCCCGCCGCCGCATGCTCGAGCAAGCCGCCGGGATCTCCATCTACAAAACCCGGAAAAAGGAAGCCAAATCCAAACTGGACGCCACCGAAGGCGACCTCAACCGTATCGAAGACCTCCTCTTCGAAATCAATAACAACCTCAAAACCCTCGAAAGCCAGGCCAAAAAAGCCGAGCGCTATTACGAGATCAAAAAAGACTATAAAGAAGCCAGCATAGAGCTCGCCAAAGCCGCCCTCGAAGGTTTTAACATCACCTTCCGCGACCTCACCGAGCAACAGCAGCAGGAAACCGACCGGAAATTTGCCCTGGAAGCCGAAATCTCCACAGACGAGGCCGCCGTGGAACAGGATAAGCTCCATTTCGTGGCCAAGGAACGCGAGCTCCAGGTACTGCAACGCTCCTTCAATGAGCTCGTTTCCACCATCCGCACGAAAGAAAACGATAAAAACCTCGCTTCCCAGCAGCTGACCTACCTCCGCGAACGGGAAAAAGGTATCACCGACTTCCTCGGCAGCGCGGAAGGACAGCTCAACGGCCTCACCGAATCCATCGCGTTCACCGAAACACAGGTGACCGACGAAGCCGAAGTGTTCGAATCCATGCAGGACGAACTGGAAACCCTCCAGGAAATGGTGGACGAGAAAAAACAACACTTCTCCGAGAAAAAACTCCACCTCGAAAACCTCCGCCGCGATCAGCAACAATGGCAACGCCAGCAGTTCGAAGCGGAAAAGAAAGTGGCCGTAGCCGATACCTCCGTCCAGAACCTCCAGCGCGGCATCCAGCAGCTCCAGGAGGAAAAGACCTCCCGCCTCGCCCAGATCCAGCAGCTGGAAGATGAAAAAACAACGCTGCAAGACAACCTCCAGACCTCCAAAGAGGAACTGGAAGACATGATCGCCTTCCAGGAAGAAACCAAAGGCAAGATCCTCACCGCGCAAGGCGAGATCGAAGGGCTGCGCGACAAGCTGGTAGACGAAAACCGGAAACTCGATTCCAAAAAGAACGAGTACGACCTCCTCAAATCACTCGTAGACAGCCTGGAAGGCTATCCTGAATCCATCAAGTTCCTCAAAAAGAACAATGAATGGAACAACAAGGCGCCCATCCTGTCAGACATATTCTTTTGTAAGGAAGATTACCGCACCTGCATCGAAAACCTGCTGGAGCCGTACCTGAACTATTACGTGGTCAACAACGCCGAGGAAGCCGTTCAGGCCATCCGCCTGCTCGACGGCAACAAGAAAGGCAAAGCCAACTTCTTCATCCTCGACCAGTTCAACCACCAGGCCGGCGGCCTCTTCACGCCGCCCGGCACCATCCCGGCGCTCGATGTGGTAGAGATCGACGAGAAATACAAAGGCCTGGGCAATTACCTTCTCGGAAAGGTATTCGTGGCCGACGATCTCGCCTCCATCAACTTCAGCGAGCTGCCCGAGCAAGACGTGCTCATCACCGAGAAATCGGGCAAGATGCACCGCGGGAAATACAGCATGAACGGCGGTTCCGTAGGTTTGTTCGAAGGGAAGAAGCTCGGCCGTGCCAAGAACCTCGAAAAGCTCGACGCGGAAATCCGCGAGCTGGAAGGCGTGGTCAGCTCCCTCAAAACGAAACTCCAGGCCAAGCACGACGAAGTGCTGGGCTACAACAGCCAACTCAACGAAAACAAGATCAACGCTGCCCGCGAGCGCGTCAATCAACTCAATAACCAACTGTTCGGCCTGCAAAACAGGATCGAGAACTTCCACCACATGATCGAAACAGGCAATAAACGCCTCGCCGAAATGGAAGGTTCCCTCGCTACTAACGAACAGTCGATTTCTACCGTGAGAGATGAACTGGATACCCTTAACGACCGGGTGAACAGCTTGCACGACAGCATCGTGGCCGCCGAACGCTCGAGCCAGGAAGCGGAGCAGCAGTTCAACCAGGCCAACGTCCAGTACAACAACCAGAACCTCCAGCACACGCGCCAGCAAAGCAAGGTGCAGGCCCTCAAACAGGAACTGGAATTCAAGCGCAAGCAACTGACCGACCTCCACGCCCAGATCGAAAGCAACCGCAGGCAGCTGGAAGATACCGCCGGCAACATCGCCGCGGCCGAAGACCGGCTCAATACTTCCGAAGACGGATTGCTGGAACTGTTCCGCCGCCGCGAGGAAGAGGAAAAAGCCGTGAACGAGAAAGACCAGGAGTACTATAATTTCCGTAACCACCTCCAGGAACTGGAAAGCGTGCTCCGCTCCAAGCAGAAAACGCGCGATATGCTCGATCAGCAGCTCAACCAGATCAAAGACAAGGTGAACGAACTGAAACTGCAACTGGCGTCCATGAAAGAGCGCCTCAGCGTGGAGTTCAAAGTAAACCTCGACGAGATCCTGGACGAAGACCGCACAGGCACGCAGTCTGTCGAAGACCTGCAGGCCAACGCCGAGCGGCTGAAGAAGCGCCTCGAGAACATGGGCGAGATCAACCCCACGGCCATCGAAGCGTATACCGAAATGAAGAAGCGGTACGAGTTCATCCTCGAACAGAAAAACGACCTGGTGAACGCCAAGGAATCACTGCTGGCAACGATCCAGGAAGTAGAATCCACGGCCAACCAGAAGTTCCTCGATACGTTCAACCAGGTGAAGGAAAACTTCATCCGCGTGTTCAAGGCGCTGTTTACCGAAGAAGACCAGTGCGATATGATCCTGAACGACCCCACCAACCTGGCGGATACGGGCATCGAGATCATCGCCAAGCCGAAAGGGAAACGCCCGGCCGCCATCACACAGTTGTCGGGTGGAGAAAAAACCCTCACCGCCACGGCGCTCCTGTTCGCCATTTACCTCATCAAGCCCGCGCCGTTCTGTATCCTCGATGAGGTGGACGCGCCGCTCGACGATGCCAACGTAGGCAAGTTCACCAACATGATCCGCAAGTTCTCCGACAACTCGCAGTTCATCATCGTTACCCACAACAAGCAGACGATGGCGGCGGTAGACGTGATCTATGGGGTAACCATGCAGGAGGCGGGCGTGAGCAAGCTGGTGCCGGTAGACTTCCGCAGTCTCAATTAG